In one window of Myxococcales bacterium DNA:
- a CDS encoding acyl-CoA thioesterase has translation MGIVHHANHLVYFEAGRVEWLRRRGVTYAEWATRGVHLPVVDAGVRYRAPAFFDDVLVVETRLTELRSVSLRFDYRLLRNGRPGDVGPSAPVLLAEGFTKLASIDQSHALRKIPDDVAAILRAGEQDSS, from the coding sequence ATGGGCATCGTGCATCACGCAAACCACCTCGTTTACTTCGAGGCGGGGCGGGTCGAGTGGCTTCGGCGTCGCGGCGTCACGTACGCCGAGTGGGCGACGCGAGGGGTCCACTTGCCGGTCGTCGACGCGGGCGTTCGCTACCGCGCGCCGGCCTTCTTCGACGACGTGCTGGTCGTTGAGACACGACTGACGGAGCTCCGCTCGGTCTCGCTTCGCTTCGACTACCGTCTGCTCCGCAACGGTCGGCCAGGAGACGTAGGGCCCTCGGCGCCGGTGCTCCTGGCGGAGGGGTTTACGAAGCTCGCCTCCATCGACCAGTCCCACGCGTTGCGCAAGATCCCCGACGATGTGGCCGCGATTTTGCGCGCCGGCGAGCAAGACAGCTCATGA
- a CDS encoding carboxypeptidase regulatory-like domain-containing protein gives MERAPRSPAAATPGAGPESARRALAKLLLWLALFAVALVPGERLRVAPRPAKASAAMAPAARGAAELRLTVTDEQGKGLAGASVRALRDGERGLLPTASGVTDASGRLSLPKLPEGSYWLLAEAASRAREATMLAIAGDPREVTLVLYAEHTVDVRVKDEGGRPIKGAEVEVQAGSPVPVGALTDEEGAARVGKLGRGPFVVVARANGYEERSRTFPRRASLARSCCGDSDAPASGPSTKAASRSARRASRSPERASAKRAPPSRRRAVTSRSARSPRAATRSARSREASSRPRSSTCDWSPVRSAPCSCG, from the coding sequence GTGGAGCGCGCTCCCCGATCCCCGGCCGCGGCCACCCCTGGCGCAGGCCCCGAGAGCGCGCGGCGCGCTCTCGCGAAGCTGCTCTTGTGGCTCGCGCTCTTTGCCGTCGCGCTAGTCCCAGGCGAGCGTCTTCGCGTCGCGCCGCGCCCGGCAAAGGCAAGCGCCGCCATGGCGCCCGCCGCGCGTGGTGCCGCGGAGCTTCGTCTCACGGTGACCGACGAGCAAGGCAAGGGCCTGGCCGGTGCGAGTGTCCGGGCGCTCCGCGACGGTGAGCGAGGCCTCCTGCCGACCGCCTCGGGCGTCACCGACGCGAGCGGCCGTCTTTCGCTGCCGAAGCTGCCCGAGGGATCCTATTGGCTCCTCGCGGAAGCCGCCTCGCGGGCGCGCGAGGCCACGATGCTCGCCATCGCCGGCGACCCTCGCGAGGTAACGCTCGTGCTCTACGCCGAGCACACCGTCGATGTTCGCGTGAAGGACGAAGGGGGCCGACCCATCAAGGGTGCTGAGGTCGAGGTTCAAGCGGGCAGCCCGGTCCCCGTGGGCGCGTTGACCGACGAAGAAGGCGCTGCGCGCGTCGGCAAGCTCGGCCGTGGCCCCTTCGTGGTCGTCGCACGGGCCAACGGCTACGAGGAGCGCTCCCGCACCTTCCCTCGGAGGGCAAGCCTTGCGAGATCGTGTTGCGGCGACTCGGACGCGCCCGCATCCGGACCGTCGACGAAGGCGGCAAGCCGGTCGGCGAGGCGCGCGTCGAGATCGCCGGAGCGGGCCTCGGCGAAGCGCGCTCCGCCGTCACGACGTCGAGCGGTGACGTCGAGATCGGCTCGCTCCCCGCGGGCAGCTACGCGCTCCGCGCGTTCAAGGGAAGCCTCGTCGCGCCCACGGAGCTCGACGTGCGACTGGTCGCCGGTGAGGAGCGCACCGTGCTCTTGCGGCTAG
- the dnaA gene encoding chromosomal replication initiator protein DnaA yields MNEKLWDDAVAFTRTKSPASFDQWFSGVQFDGLSDGVLSLRARDEFVREWVDDHFLPVLTDHIRAQTGWSVQIAWTIDESLPLPVVAHTALGPQSPVRPRPLSVRAPSGAAPAVREREESPLSSVPPPIEGLNPKYTFSNFVIGPSNQLAHAASVAAAGGGGRRHNPLFLCGGTGLGKTHLVHAVAHRVRAERPSARIVYVSAEKFVNEFVQALQDHGMSEFRARYRDRCDLLLVDDIQFLASKTQTQEEFFHAFNALHQADKQIIVTSDKYPQQLERMEERLISRFTWGLVADVQAPELETRVAIVRKKAQTENLEVSDEVLSFIAQMVRSNVRELEGTLIRLAARAALVEHPIDIDFARAELAASGAARVSETSVEDVQRVVCHHFKLKSGDLLSKDRHKSIAFARHVAMYLCRERLKCSLPELGRAFGNRDHTTVMSAVRKVASLRQADPEVRAHIEALERKLGSE; encoded by the coding sequence ATGAATGAGAAGCTCTGGGACGACGCGGTCGCGTTCACGCGCACAAAGTCGCCGGCGAGTTTCGACCAGTGGTTCTCCGGCGTGCAGTTCGACGGCCTCAGCGACGGCGTGCTGTCGCTGCGCGCGCGCGACGAGTTCGTGCGCGAGTGGGTCGACGATCACTTCTTGCCGGTGCTCACGGATCACATTCGCGCCCAGACCGGCTGGAGCGTTCAGATCGCGTGGACCATCGACGAGAGCTTGCCCTTGCCGGTCGTCGCCCACACCGCGCTTGGACCACAATCGCCCGTGCGTCCGCGGCCTCTCTCGGTGCGCGCCCCGAGCGGCGCGGCTCCGGCGGTTCGCGAGCGCGAAGAATCGCCGCTCTCGAGCGTGCCGCCGCCCATTGAAGGCCTGAACCCCAAATACACCTTCTCGAACTTCGTCATTGGGCCGTCGAATCAGCTCGCCCATGCGGCGTCGGTCGCCGCCGCCGGCGGCGGCGGGCGGCGTCACAACCCGCTCTTTTTGTGCGGCGGAACCGGTCTCGGCAAGACGCACCTGGTTCACGCCGTCGCCCACCGCGTGCGCGCCGAGCGCCCTTCGGCGCGCATCGTCTACGTGTCCGCGGAGAAGTTCGTCAACGAGTTCGTGCAAGCGCTTCAAGACCACGGCATGAGCGAGTTCCGCGCGCGTTATCGCGATCGCTGCGATCTCCTCCTCGTCGACGACATCCAGTTCCTCGCCTCCAAGACGCAGACGCAAGAAGAGTTCTTCCACGCGTTCAACGCGCTTCATCAGGCCGACAAGCAGATCATCGTCACGAGCGACAAATACCCGCAGCAACTTGAGCGGATGGAGGAGCGCCTTATCTCGCGCTTCACGTGGGGTCTCGTGGCCGACGTTCAGGCCCCCGAGCTCGAGACGCGCGTCGCCATCGTGCGCAAGAAGGCGCAGACGGAGAACCTCGAGGTCAGCGACGAGGTCCTGTCGTTCATCGCGCAAATGGTGCGAAGCAACGTCCGCGAGCTCGAGGGCACGCTCATTCGCTTGGCGGCGCGCGCCGCGCTCGTCGAACACCCCATCGACATTGATTTCGCGCGCGCCGAGCTCGCCGCCAGCGGCGCAGCGCGCGTCAGCGAGACCAGCGTCGAAGACGTCCAACGCGTCGTGTGCCACCACTTCAAGCTGAAGAGCGGCGACCTCTTGTCGAAAGATCGACACAAGAGCATCGCCTTCGCGAGGCACGTGGCGATGTACCTCTGCCGCGAGCGCCTCAAGTGCAGCTTGCCGGAGTTGGGCCGCGCCTTCGGGAACCGCGATCACACCACCGTCATGAGCGCCGTCCGCAAGGTGGCGTCGCTGCGGCAAGCCGATCCGGAAGTGCGCGCCCACATCGAAGCCCTCGAGCGCAAGCTCGGCTCCGAATAG
- a CDS encoding PDZ domain-containing protein, whose translation MPEGSVDLEAFAAELGRGRASAIRVSPGRPTSGVRIVLAKEHGTQAPEANASGNVAVTLGTTDDGAVSLVSVADGSAAERAGLLAGDQLRDIDGVKVKNMEDARARLAGPVQDDVVMVVTRGDRTLTLRVSREASRR comes from the coding sequence TTGCCCGAAGGCTCCGTCGACCTCGAGGCCTTCGCGGCGGAGCTCGGTCGAGGGCGCGCCTCCGCGATCCGCGTGTCGCCGGGTCGTCCCACGAGCGGTGTCCGCATCGTGCTCGCCAAGGAGCACGGGACGCAAGCGCCCGAGGCGAACGCCAGCGGCAACGTCGCCGTCACGCTGGGCACCACCGACGACGGCGCCGTGTCCCTCGTCTCGGTGGCCGACGGGAGCGCCGCCGAGCGCGCCGGACTTCTTGCCGGTGATCAGCTCAGAGACATCGACGGCGTCAAAGTGAAGAACATGGAGGACGCGCGAGCACGACTCGCCGGCCCGGTGCAGGACGACGTGGTGATGGTGGTCACGCGTGGCGACCGAACGCTCACGCTCCGCGTGTCGCGCGAAGCCTCACGGCGTTGA
- a CDS encoding tRNA-(ms[2]io[6]A)-hydroxylase, whose amino-acid sequence MFCLKVPSDPTWASFAEGSLAAILADHAHCEMKAATNALSLAARHPQDLGIVRALVDLAREELDHFSRVVDFLEARGIVLGPPDVDTYAAKLRAEIGKLPPSPFPRNAGLVDRLLVAALIEARSCERFRLLLDRLDRTREAALAAFYEELFAVEARHYTDMVDLAVRAAGGTHERSRVVERLELLSVQEGRIVRELAAEARATIHG is encoded by the coding sequence ATGTTCTGCCTCAAGGTGCCGAGCGATCCCACTTGGGCGTCCTTTGCGGAAGGCTCTTTGGCGGCGATCCTGGCCGATCACGCCCACTGCGAGATGAAGGCGGCGACCAACGCCCTGTCGCTCGCGGCGCGGCACCCGCAAGATCTTGGCATCGTGCGTGCGCTGGTCGACTTGGCGCGCGAGGAGCTCGACCACTTCTCACGCGTCGTCGATTTCTTGGAAGCGCGCGGCATCGTGCTCGGCCCGCCCGACGTCGACACCTACGCGGCGAAGCTTCGTGCCGAGATCGGCAAGCTGCCTCCCTCGCCGTTCCCAAGAAACGCTGGGCTCGTCGACCGACTGCTCGTGGCGGCCCTCATCGAGGCGCGCTCTTGCGAGCGCTTCCGCTTGCTGCTCGACCGCCTCGACCGCACCCGGGAGGCCGCGCTCGCGGCGTTCTACGAAGAGCTCTTCGCCGTGGAGGCGCGCCACTACACCGACATGGTCGACCTGGCGGTGCGCGCCGCCGGCGGCACCCATGAACGAAGCCGCGTGGTTGAGCGACTCGAGCTGCTCAGCGTGCAAGAAGGTCGTATCGTACGAGAGCTTGCCGCCGAGGCTCGTGCGACGATCCACGGCTAA
- a CDS encoding VWA domain-containing protein, with amino-acid sequence MTPTPNRAPRRPTRSAVTLGLFVAACFAACGPKKPSLADEDSRRPGSDAGPQFVVDDSAPQCGVLEDGGPCGCLELSILTDLPNLYFVLDRSGSMSENNKWQTVRTVVAQTLVKLGPRVSFGVTTYPRATSSCDAGVEVMPVTQGDAPAGRSGPAVLRFLSATSGAANGGTPTAGTLRGVMPSLAALSGRTYVVLATDGGPNCNDAAACDESTCIPNIEAAAPECQPNKAPNCCTAALLGATNCLDDAETESAVAALKAAGIDTYVIGVPGSGPYAALLDKLAVAGGAARPTSPRYYRVDSTDAAALEVALRAIAAKVTASCELPINPPPADPTRLNVFFDDVVLPADPVNGWRYEAGKVTLLGEACQRLTAGEVLGLRVVAGCPTVAPR; translated from the coding sequence ATGACTCCCACGCCAAACCGCGCCCCGAGACGACCGACGCGCAGCGCCGTCACCTTGGGCCTCTTCGTGGCGGCGTGTTTTGCCGCCTGTGGGCCCAAGAAGCCATCGCTCGCCGACGAGGACAGCCGGCGGCCGGGTAGCGACGCGGGACCGCAGTTCGTGGTCGACGACAGTGCCCCGCAGTGCGGGGTCTTGGAAGACGGCGGGCCATGCGGCTGCCTTGAGCTTTCCATCTTGACCGATCTACCGAACCTCTACTTCGTCCTCGATCGCTCGGGCAGCATGAGCGAAAACAACAAGTGGCAGACGGTGCGCACGGTTGTCGCGCAGACGCTTGTGAAGCTCGGTCCGCGCGTGAGTTTTGGCGTGACCACTTACCCACGCGCGACCTCCAGTTGCGACGCCGGCGTTGAGGTCATGCCCGTCACGCAGGGGGACGCGCCCGCGGGGCGCTCCGGTCCCGCGGTCCTAAGGTTTCTCAGCGCCACGAGCGGCGCCGCCAACGGCGGCACGCCGACCGCGGGCACGCTGCGCGGCGTCATGCCGTCGCTCGCCGCGCTCTCGGGGCGCACCTACGTCGTTCTCGCCACCGATGGCGGACCCAACTGCAATGACGCGGCGGCCTGTGACGAGTCGACGTGCATTCCGAACATCGAGGCGGCGGCACCCGAGTGTCAGCCGAACAAGGCACCCAACTGCTGCACCGCCGCGCTCCTGGGAGCGACCAACTGCCTCGACGACGCAGAGACTGAGTCGGCCGTGGCGGCCCTCAAGGCCGCCGGCATCGACACCTACGTCATCGGTGTGCCCGGCAGCGGGCCCTACGCGGCGCTCCTCGACAAGCTCGCCGTCGCCGGCGGCGCGGCGCGGCCTACTTCGCCGAGGTACTACCGCGTCGACTCCACCGACGCCGCCGCGCTCGAGGTGGCGCTCCGGGCCATTGCCGCGAAGGTGACGGCGAGCTGCGAACTACCCATCAATCCGCCGCCGGCCGATCCCACGAGGCTCAACGTCTTCTTCGACGACGTCGTCTTGCCCGCCGATCCGGTCAACGGTTGGCGCTACGAGGCCGGCAAGGTGACGCTGCTCGGCGAGGCGTGCCAACGCCTGACGGCTGGCGAGGTCCTTGGGCTGCGGGTCGTTGCCGGGTGCCCGACGGTGGCCCCGCGCTGA